The nucleotide window GTGGCACGGATGGTCGGCGCCCAGGTGGAATCGGCGATGAAGACGGCCAGCATGGCGCTGTCCGACATGGCCGAACGCGCCAAGCACGAAGGCACCGGCGAGGCGGCGCGCGAGCGGCTGAGGACCCACCTCGGCGAGCTGGCCAAGGTCACGCCCGAGCTGTACGGCATGTTCCTGTACGGGCCGGACGGCTCCTGGCTGGCCACGTCGCTGGGCCGCGAGGTCCAGGGCAACAACGCCGACCGCGCCTACTTCCAGTATCACCGCACCCACCGGGACGCGGGAATCCATATCGCCGCGCCCGTCAAGAGCAAGTCGACGGGGGTCTGGATCATCCCCGTGTCGCGCGGTATCTACGCCGCCGACGGCACCTTCATGGGCGTGGCGCTCGTCACGCTGCGGCTGAACTTCTTCGAACGCATCTACGATGAACTGGACATCGGCCGGACCGGCGTCGTGCTGCTGATGCTGTACGACGGCACGGTGATCTACCGCCGGCCGTTCGACGAAAAGCTGATCGGTACGGACCTATCGAACGGCAACATCTTCAAGGAATTGCGGAAAAGGCCGGTCGGATCCACCTTCCTCGTCGCCAAGGTGGACAAGGTGGAACGGCTGTACAGCTACCGGCGCCTGCAAAACTTCCCATTCCTCGTATCGGTCGGCCAGACCAAGGCCGAACTGCTGGGCGACTGGAAGCGCTCCAGCATGCTGATCGGCGTGGCGGTCCTGCTCATCAGTGCGATGCTGGCCACGTTCGCGACGAAGCTGGTGCGCCAGATCGCCATCCGCGACCGGCTCGACGCGCAGCTGCGGCTGTACTCCGGCGAACTGGAAAAGCGCAACGTCGACCTGCGCATGCTGGCCCACACGGACCAGCTCACGCAACTGGCGAACCGGCGCCGCTTCGACGAAGTGCTCGAGCAGGAGCTGCGGCGGGCGCACCGCGGCCGCACGCCGCTGTCGCTGATCATGCTGGACCTGGACTTCTTCAAGCAGTTCAACGACCACTACGGCCACCTGGCGGGCGACGAGTGCCTGCAGCGGGCGGCCGGGGTCCTGTCCGACCAGATCATCCGGACCGGCGACCTCGCCGCGCGCTATGGCGGCGAGGAGTTCGCCGTGATCATGCCGAATACCGGCGAAGACGGCGCCATCGCCGTCGCCGAACGGGTCCGGGCCGGCATCATGGCGCTGCGCATCCCGCATCAGCACTCGCCGGCGCAGGTCGTCACGGCCAGCCTCGGCGTGGCCACGCTCTACCCGGGCAAGGGCGGCAACGCCACCGGTGCCGCTGCCGCGCTAGAGCTGATCGGAAGGGCGGACCGGCACCTGTACGACGCCAAGCAGGCCGGCCGGAACCAGGTGCGCGGAGAGTCGGGAAGTAGTGCAGCGGGAAGTAGTGCAACGGGAAGTAGTGCAACGGGAAGTAGTGCAGCGGGCGGCGGCGCGGCCGCCGCCAATGCCGCGGCCCGCTGAACGCTTCAGCGCACGTCCAGCAATTCCACTTCGAAAATCAGGTTGGCGTTCGGCGGGATCGGGCCGGCGCCGCCCTCGCCGTAGCCCATGGCGGCCGGCACGATCAGCGTGCGCTTGCCGCCCACCTTCATGCCCTGCACGCCTTCGTCCCAGCCCTGGATCACCTGGCCGGC belongs to Pseudoduganella albidiflava and includes:
- a CDS encoding GGDEF domain-containing protein; amino-acid sequence: MSPTPDNPAAPFDADSHASLPALWRHPVIRLVIVATVLACLALAGFSAWFMWSARQAQIQQTRVATSNVARMVGAQVESAMKTASMALSDMAERAKHEGTGEAARERLRTHLGELAKVTPELYGMFLYGPDGSWLATSLGREVQGNNADRAYFQYHRTHRDAGIHIAAPVKSKSTGVWIIPVSRGIYAADGTFMGVALVTLRLNFFERIYDELDIGRTGVVLLMLYDGTVIYRRPFDEKLIGTDLSNGNIFKELRKRPVGSTFLVAKVDKVERLYSYRRLQNFPFLVSVGQTKAELLGDWKRSSMLIGVAVLLISAMLATFATKLVRQIAIRDRLDAQLRLYSGELEKRNVDLRMLAHTDQLTQLANRRRFDEVLEQELRRAHRGRTPLSLIMLDLDFFKQFNDHYGHLAGDECLQRAAGVLSDQIIRTGDLAARYGGEEFAVIMPNTGEDGAIAVAERVRAGIMALRIPHQHSPAQVVTASLGVATLYPGKGGNATGAAAALELIGRADRHLYDAKQAGRNQVRGESGSSAAGSSATGSSATGSSAAGGGAAAANAAAR